From the Patescibacteria group bacterium genome, the window CATTTCTCATATGATTGGTCTTTTGAATGTTTATAAAGATCGAATTAAAACCATTAGCCAGATGAAAGAGATAGACTATCTTTTAGTTTTGAAAAATCATGGTTTAGCGGCCGGAGCTAGCCGACCACACGCTCATTCACAGATTTTAGGTCTTAAGATGTTGCCGCCCTTAGTTCAGGAAGAATTAGAGATTTTAACCAAAAATCAACAAACAAAACAAGATTGTCTTTATTGTCAAATTCTTCAGAAAGAGACAAGAGGTCCGCGACGAATTTTTGTTAATAAAGAAATCATCGCTTTTTGTCCATATGCTTCCGAGTATCACTATGAGGCCTGGATTTTACCTCGACGACACGTGGCGAGTCTAATTGATTTAACAGAAAGAGAAACAATCGTTTTTGCTAAAGTTTTAAAGAGAATTTTGAGAAAAATATTTAAGTTACGTTTAGCCTATAATTTTTTCTTTCATCATTTAGTCAAAAAAAATAAAGACTGGCATTTTTATTTTAAAATTCAACCCCGTCAGTCAATTTGGGCTGGTGTCGAAATGGGCACAGGGATGGTAGTTAATTCTTTAGCCCCAGAGAAGGCAGCTGAGTTTTATCGGCAGTAAACTTTCCTAAAATTAAAAAAAATTTGAATTTATTTTTTGTTTTTTTGATGGATTTGATAATAAAAATTGAATATATTTATTTTACCTCTTCTTGGTAAACCTCAAAAATATCTCCGACCTCTATCTCTTCACTGCCTTGATATTTAATTCCACACTCTTCACCTTCATGAGCTTCTTTGACGGCCATTCGATTAATTTGTAATTCACTTAACCTTCCTTCGCCAAACAGTTCATCATTTCGCCAAAGGCGAATTTTTGTTTCTGGTTTAACAATACCAGTTAA encodes:
- a CDS encoding DUF4931 domain-containing protein — encoded protein: MKAEIRKHYFLDKYVIITPARAKRPRRTGQPQKLVNIEDPDCPFCFDKVEKKLLIKGYPSFKNPQYFVLKNKYPIVTPDNQKAYGWHELISETPDHFQDLSAVSISHMIGLLNVYKDRIKTISQMKEIDYLLVLKNHGLAAGASRPHAHSQILGLKMLPPLVQEELEILTKNQQTKQDCLYCQILQKETRGPRRIFVNKEIIAFCPYASEYHYEAWILPRRHVASLIDLTERETIVFAKVLKRILRKIFKLRLAYNFFFHHLVKKNKDWHFYFKIQPRQSIWAGVEMGTGMVVNSLAPEKAAEFYRQ